The window ACGGCCAGGCACCGCAGGCGCGGCAGGGGTACGGGTACGGGTACGGGTACGACGACCAGAACTACGGCTACCAGCAGCACGAGCAGTACGCCGGCGCCGTCCCGCAACAACCGCAGGGGCAGCACGAGGACCAGCCGACGTACGCGCTGCGCACGGTCCATTACCAGCAGGTGCCGGACGACGAGCCCGAGTACCACATCCCAAAGACGCCGGAAGCCGGCTGGGAGATGGCGGCGAGCAGGCGGCGGGCCTGGGTGAGCCGGGCCGTGCTGCTGTGCATCATGGCCATCCAGGCGGCGCTGTCGCTGCGTCTGTCGAACACCGCGTTCCAGGACGAGGCGCTGTACCTGGCGGCCGGCCATGCCCACCTGGACCACATGCTCAACGGCACCGAGCTGCCTCGCGACTACGCCGCGTACTTCTCCGGCTCACCGCAGCTCTACCCCGTGCTCGCCGCGATCGTGGACGCGAAGTTCGGGCTCGCCGGGGCGCGCACCCTGAGCCTGTTCTTCATGCTCTGCACCACCGGGCTGCTGTATTCGTTCAGCCGGCGCCTGTTCAACGAGCGGGCCGCGCTGGCCGCCGCCGCCCTGTTCGCGGTGCTCCAGTCGACCGTCGTCATGGGCTACTTCGCCACCTATGACGCGGCCGCGGTGTTCCTGCTGGCCCTGACCACCTGGATCGTCGTACGCACCGACCGGGCGCCCGTGGTCGCCGTGCTGCTGGCCGCGCCCGTCGGTGTGCTGGCGGTCGGGGTGAAGTACGCGTCCGCGCTGTACCTGCCGACCATCGTCGTGCTCGCGCTGCTCACCGCGTGGCCGCACAAGGGCGGCAAGGCCTTCATGCGGATGGTGGTGCTCGCCCTCGGCATGGGCGGCCTGATGGCGGCGGGGATGTACACCACCGACCTCATGGCCGGTGTGCGGCAGACCACCACGGACCGTCCCCATGGCACCGACTCCGTCGAGTTCCTGCTGGAGCAGACCGCCAAGTGGGGCGGGTTGATGTTCCTCGCCGCAGTCGGCGGCGCCGTCTCGTACGTCCGGCGCAGCCGTATGAACGAGTCGCCGCTGGCCCTGCGGCTCAGCAGCCCCGGCTGGCGCTGGCGGGCCCTGCTCGGGCTGGTGCTGTGCGGCACGGCCGTGCTGGCACCGGCGTACCAGATCCATCTGGGGACCGTGGTCTCGCTGTTCAAGCACGTCGGCTTCGGTCTGCTCTTCGCCGCGCCGATGGCCGGTGTGGGAGTGACCCGCCTGGTGGGCGCGCACTTCCGCTATCCCCAGCTCGGCATCATGCTCTGGACCGCCGTGCTGTGCCTGGGCATTCAGCAGGCGGACTGGCGCTTCGACATCTGGCCGGACTCCACGAAGATGATCAACGCCATCGAGTCCCATGTGGACTCCAAGGGCGAGTACCTCGCCTCGACGCCCGAGGTGCCCGTCTACTACCTGTACGACAGGTCGAGCCACCGTCAGTGGCACAGCCTCTTCGGCATGGAGTACAAGGACGCGAAGGGCAAGTACTACGGCGGTGACGAGGCCTACAAGGCGGCGGTGAAGGCCGGCAAGTTCGACCTGATCGTCCTCGACGGGCTCACCAACCCGAGGGTGGACGACATCGTCGCCGCCGCGACCAAGGGCAACTCGCACTACCGGCTGCTGGCCGAGATCCCGTTCCGCAACGCTAACGGCACGAGCGAGTACCGCATCTGGATCAAGACCTCCTGAGCGCGTCCGCGCTGAAGCAAGAAAGGCCGTACCCATGCGGCTCACCGTCATCGGCACCGGCTACCTCGGTGCCACCCACGCCGCCTGTATGGCGGAGCTCGGCCACGAGGTGCTCGGTGTCGACGTGGATCCCGAGAAGGTCGCCGCGCTGCAGGCTGGGCGTGTGCCGTTTCATGAGCCCGGGTTGCCCGAGCTGATCGCGAAGCATACGGCGAGCGGGCGGCTCAGGTTCACGAGCGACTACGCGGAGGCCGGCGCCTTCGGCGACGTGCACTTCGTGTGTGTCGGGACGCCTCAGCTCAAGGGGTCCGAGGGGGCTGAGCTGACGTACGTCGACTCCGCCTTCGCAGCGATCGCCGCGCACGCCGCGCCGCACGCGCTGCTGGTGGGCAAGTCGACCGTGCCGGTGGGCACGGCGGGGCGGCTCGCGGACGCGCATGACGGCGTGGAGGTCGCCTGGAACCCGGAGTTCCTGCGGGAGGGCTTCGCCGTCGAGGACACGCTGCGGCCGGACCGGCTGGTGTTCGGGGTGCGGTCGGAGCGAGCCGAAACGATTCTGCGGGAGGTGTACGCCCCCGTCCTCACCGCCGGGACCCCGCTCGTCACCGCCGACTTCCCGACCGCCGAACTGGTCAAGACGGCCGCCAACGCCTTCCTCGCCACCAAGATCTCCTTCATCAACGCCATGGCGGAGCTCTGCGAGACCGCCGGCGGCGACGTCGGCGTACTCGCCGAGGCGATCGGGTACGACGACCGGATCGGGCGCAAGTTCCTGCGGGCCGGCGTCGGCTTCGGCGGGGGCTGTCTGCCCAAGGACATCCGTGCCTTCGCGCACCGCGCCGACGAACTGGGGGTCTCGCTGGCGTTCCTGCGCGAGGTGGACGCGATCAACATGCGGCGGCGCGACAAGGTGGTCGAGTTGGCGCGGGAGCTGTGCGGGGGAGCGGTGCTGGGCGCCCGTATCGCCGTACTCGGCGCCGCCTTCAAGCCGGACTCCGACGACATCCGTGACTCGCCGGCGCTCAATGTCGCCGCGCGGCTGCGCCTCGACGGTGGCGACGTCACGGTCTACGACCCCGAGGCGATGGACAACGCCCGCAAGGCGTTCCCGCTCCTCGGCTATGCGCTGTCGGCCGAGGAGGCGCTGCAACGCGCCGATCTCGTGCTGCATCTGACCGAGTGGCCGCAGTTCCGGGAGATCGACCCGGTGCGGGCCCGGTCGCTGGTCTCCCGTCCGCGGATCGTGGACGGGCGGGGGGTGCTCGACGCGGACCGCTGGACCGCGGCGGGCTGGCGGTTCCGGGCGCTGGGAAGGTCCGCGCCCGTTGGGGAGGGGCCTCGGTAGGGGCTCCTAGGGGAGGGAAAGAGAAAGCCATGACGGGACGTGACGGACGTGACGGCCACGACAGATACCCGGGCGTACCGGTCACCGTGGTGATGCCGACGTACAACGAGGCCGCGAACCTGCCGCGGATGGCCGAGCTGGTGCTCGGGCTGCCGGTCGACGGGCTGCACCTGAAGATCGTCGACGACTCCAGCCCGGACGGGACGGGGCGGATCGCCGAGGAGCTCGCCGAGAAGTACAACGCCGACCAGCCGGCCGGGCGGCCCCGGATGAGCGTGCTGCACCGCACCGAGAAGGACGGTCTGGGGCGGGCGTACGTCGCGGGCATGAGCGCCGCGCTGGAGGAGGGCGCCGCGTACGTCGTCCAGATGGACGCCGACGGCAGCCACCCGGCGGAGGCGGTACCGCGGATGCTGGGGACGGCCGTGGCCTCGGGGGTGGGGCTGGTCGTCGGCAGCCGGTATGTCGAGGGCGGCTCGCTCGACGAGGACTGGGGCATGCACCGCGTCCTGCTGTCCCGGTTCGCCAACCGCTACGCCCGTACCGTGCTCGGCACGAAGATCCGGGACATCACGGCCGGCTTCAACCTCTGGTCGGCGGCGACCCTGCGCGACATCGACCTGGCCACCCTGGACAGCGCGGGCTACAGCTTCCAGGTCGAGCTGAAGTACAAGGCCGTACGGGCCGGGCACAGCGCCGTGGAGATCCCGATCCGCTTCGAGGAACGGACCGAGGGTGTGTCGAAGATGACACTGAGGACGCAGCTGGAGTCGGCGGTCGTGCCGATCCGGCTGCGCCTGAAGCACAGGTGAGCCCGCGGCGGCGGCCGGCTGTTCGTCGGCCGCCGCTACTCGTTGGCCGCCGCCGACGCCTGTGTCTCGCCCCGCCTGCGGATCTGACTGAACGTGAAGTGTTCCAGGTTGTCACTGACCTGGTAGGCGTCCGTGTCCTTCTCCGTCATGTCCTTGCCGTTGGTGAAGCCGGTGATGGTGAAGTAGGCGTAACGGCCGTAGGAGTTGGAGGTCGAGAGGCAGACGGCGGCGGTGCAGAAGTCCTTGATGCCCTTGCCGGAGAGCGACCTGATGATGTCGTCGTCGGTGTCGACCTGGCTCTTGACCTTGGTGGCCTGCGCCGCGGTGTCGAAGACGGCCACGCCGATCGTCGTCGCGATGCCGTTCTTGGCGTACGAGACGCGCATGAAGCGGGTGCAGTCGTTGTCGGTGAGGATCTTCGGGAGTCCGCCCTTGGTGACCGCGGAGCAGCTCTTGGTGTCGTCCGTGGCGCCCTTCTTGTACACCGTGTTGTCGGCCACGGTCAGCTGGGTGCCCGGGAAGAGGATCTGAGCACCGAGCGGGGCGGTGTCCTTGCTCTTGCTGGAGATGAAGTCCTTCGGATCCAGCGGCGGCGGAGCGCTCGTCGACGCGAACGACGGGGCCGGGCCGGTGGTCTCGCCCGGCACGTTCCCGGTCGCGGGGATCCCGGAAGCCGGTTTGTTCGAGGCGGAGTTGTCGTCGTTCGCCGACACCACGGCCACGGCGACGGCCGCGCCGATCGCAACGGTGGCGAGTGCGCCGCCGCCGATGAACAGCAGCCGGCGCCGCTTGTTGCGGGTCTCGGAGGCCTCGGCGAGCGCGGCCCAGTCCGGGGTCTCGTCGGCGCCGCCGTTCCACGGCTGCTGGGAATGCGGTGTCCAGGGATCCCACTGGGACTGGGGTCCCCCCTGCTGCCCAAAGCTCATGGGGCGCATCTTAGACGGGCCGAGGGCGTGCCGGTCTGCCTCAAGAGGCCCATGCGCACCTAGCGTTCACACGGTGAGCGAGTACAAAAGCGACATCTCTGGGTGGTTGGTGCGGCGGGCGACCTGGCATCTGTGGGTGGTGCTCGGGGCCGTACTGGGCGCTCTTGTGATGCGTACGGCGCGTGTGACCTCGGACGGAGGGATGGACAACGCCATCGTCGTGCGGGCGGCACGGGTCTGGCTGGCCGGGGGTTCGCCGTATGACGACCCCCACTTCCTCTATTTGCCGAGCGCGGTGCTGGCGGCGGCTCCTCAGGCGGTGATCGAGCGGAGTGTGCTGGCCGTGGCGGTGCCGGTGGTGGTGACCGGGTGCCTGGTGGGTGGCTGGGGCTGCGCGCTGCGTCTGCACGGCGTCGGCCTGCGCAGCCGCTTCGCCGTCCTTGGTCTGATCGGCCTCGCGGTCGGGTTCGCGCCGTTCGCCCACCTTGTTCTGCTGGGGAACTGGACGGCGACGGCGGCGCTCGCCCTGCCGCTGGGGTTGTTGCTGGCGGGGCGGGGGCGGTGGGTGGCGGCGGGGGTGGTGATCGGAGCGGCGGTCGCGCTGAAGCCGTTGCTGGCGCCGGTGGGGCTGTTGTTCGTGTTCGCGGGGCGGTGGCGGGGGCTGGTGGTGATGGTCGGGGTGCCGGTGGTGGCATCCGTGGGGGCGGCGCTGCTGCTGCCGGATCCTGTGGGGTTCTTCACTCGCACGCTGCCGTTTCTGTTGCGTGGCGACGACGGCTTTGTGCGGCTGTATGAGGCGTCGCTGGTTGCGGTGCTGCCGAGGGTGGGGGTGCCGGGGGCGGTGGCCGGGGGGATCGCGATGGCGGCGGCGGGGCTGGGGGTGGGGTGTGCGTATCGGCGGTGGCGCCGGGGGTGTGAGGGGAGCGGTCCGAGTGGTCCGAGCGGTTCGCTGTGTCTCGCGGAGACCGCGGCGATGTTGATGCTCTCGGCGTTTTTGGTCTCCAGGCCGTCGTACGACCACTATCTGCTCGTCGTGGTGCCGGTGCTGCTTGCGGGGCTGCCGTGTGAGGGGGCGGTTGCCCGGGGGGTCTGGTTCTGGCTTGCGCTGGTGCCGCAGCTTCCCGGTGTGACCTGGCCTTATCTGGAGATGGTTCAGCGGCGGGCTTTCCGGGATGCGGTGACGTTGTGCGGGTTGGCGGTGACGGTGGGGGTGCGCTGTTTCGGGTCCGGCCGGGCTTCCTCGCCCCCGCCGCCCCTACCCGTCCCGTCCTCCAGGGGCGCTGCCCCTTCGACCCCGACAGGGGCTCAGCCCCTGGACCCCGCCGGGGGCTCCGCCTCCAGGCCCCCGGGGGTGCGCGGGGCGGGGGAATGAGCGTCGGTGTCGCCTCACAGTGCCCGCGGGCCGCTTCCCGCACGCCTGCGGGCGGCAGCCCCCGGATGGAGCGTCTACGCTGGTTACCGGACAGCGAGGGCCAGCCGCAGCCAAGCCATTTTGACCCGGCCCGGGCGCCGCAGGTATCCTGCATGTTCGTTGTGTATTGGCTTGCTCATTCTCACGGGACGGGCCCTTACACCGGTCCACCGGGCCGATGACCAGCAACCCCACGTACGCGGTATGCGTCGCCGCAGTGGCTCAGGCTGTCGTGATCGTTTCGGTGACCTGTTCAGGACCATTCACTCGAAGCGAAGGCTACGAACCGTGCGTACGTACAGCCCCAAGCCCGGCGATGTGACGCGCCAGTGGCACGTCATTGACGCTCAGGACGTCGTCCTGGGCCGTCTCGCCAGCACCGCCGCCTCCATCCTGCGGGGCAAGCACAAGCCGATCTACGCGCCCCACGTCGACACCGGTGACTTCGTCATCATCATCAACGCCGACAAGGTGCACCTGTCCGGCAACAAGCGGACCCAGAAGATGGCGTACCGCCACTCCGGCTACCCGGGTGGTCTGCGCTCCGTCCGCTACGACGAGCTCCTCGACAAGAACCCCGAGAAGGCCATCGAGAAGGCCGTCAAGGGCATGCTCCCCAAGAACACTCTGGGCCGTCAGATGCTCTCGAAGCTGAAGGTCTACAAGGGTGACCAGCACCCGCACGGCGCGCAGCAGCCGCAGCCGTACGAGATCACCCAGGTCGCGCAGTAAGTCCGGCCACCCCCTAAGACTGAAGAGAATCTGAGGAGAATCGTGGCCGAGACCACCGTTGAGCAGCCGGTCGAAGAGACTGAGCTTGTCGACATCGACAGCTACACCACCGAGTCCGAGGTGCCCGTCGAGGGCGAGTACACCTCGGAGTCGCTCGCGTCCCGCTTCGGCGAGCCCCAGCCGGCCGCCGGCCTGGGCCGTCGCAAGAACGCCATCGCCCGCGTCCGGATCGTTCCGGGCACCGGCAAGTGGAAGATCAACGGTCGCACCCTTGAGGACTACTTCCCCAACAAGGTGCACCAGCAGGAAGTCAACGAGCCCTTCAAGGTGCTTGAGCTCGAAGGCCGCTACGACGTCATCGCCCGCATCGCCGGTGGCGGTGTCTCCGGTCAGGCCGGTGCGCTGCGTCTCGGTGTCGCCCGCGCCCTGAACGAGGCCGACGTCGACAACAACCGCGGCCCGCTGAAGAAGGCCGGCTTCCTCAAGCGCGACGACCGTGCGGTCGAGCGCAAGAAGGCCGGTCTGAAGAAGGCCCGCAAGGCTCCGCAGTACAGCAAGCGCTAAGCCTCGCTGCCTGTACGTCCGAACGCCCCGGCGGCACGCCACAGTGCCGCCGGGGCGTTCGTTTTCTCACAGGCTTGGGCGTATAACGGCACAAGGTGTTCAAAGGCTGATGTGCTCGTGTGCCTGTGGGCTCGTGTGATCGGACGATGGGATGATCGGACGATCTCCGGAAACTGATGCTTCCTCAGGAGGACAAGTGGGACGACTCTTCGGCACGGACGGCGTGCGTGGCGTCGCCAACGCGGATCTGACGGCCGAGATGGCGCTCGGTCTGTCCGTGGCGGCAGCGCACGTACTGGCCGAGGCGGGCACCTTCGAGGGCCACCGGCCGAAGGCGGTGGTCGGACGGGACCCGCGTGCGTCCGGGGAGTTCCTGGAGGCCGCCGTGGTGGCCGGTCTGGCGAGTGCGGGTGTCGACGTGCTGCGGGTCGGTGTGCTGCCGACGCCGGCGGTGGCTTTCCTGACCGGATCGCTCGGCGCCGACCTCGGTGTCATGCTCTCCGCCAGCCACAACGCCATGCCCGACAACGGCATCAAGTTCTTCGCCCGCGGTGGCCACAAGCTCGCGGACGAACTGGAGGACCGTATCGAGTTCGTCTACGACGAGCATCGGCACGGTGAGCCGTGGGAGCGGCCGACGGGTGCGGCGGTCGGGCGCGTGCGGTCGTACGAGGAAGGCTTCGACGACTACGTCGCCCACCTCCTCGGCGTGCTGCCCAACCGGCTGGACGGGTTGAAGATCGTCCTCGACGAGGCGCACGGTGCTGCGGCGCGCGTGTCGCCGGAGGCGTTTACGCGGGCCGGGGCCGAGGTCGTCACCATCGGTGCCGAGCCGGACGGGCTCAACATCAACGACGGTTGCGGGTCCACGCATCTGGACAAGCTGAAGGCCGCCGTCGTCGAGCAGGGTGCCGCCCTCGGTATCGCGCACGACGGTGACGCCGACCGTTGCCTCGCCGTGGACCACACCGGTGCGGAGGTCGACGGCGACCAGATCCTTGCCGTGCTCGCGCTGGCGATGCGGGAGCGGTCCGTTCTGCGGTCCGACACCGTGGTGGCGACCGTCATGTCCAACCTCGGCTTCAAGCTGGCGATGGAGCGCGAGGGGATCCACCTCGTGCAGACCGCGGTCGGCGACCGGTATGTGCTGGAGGAGATGAAGGAGAAGGACTTCGCGCTGGGCGGCGAGCAGTCCGGGCATGTGATCGTGCTGGATCACGCCACCACCGGTGACGGCACGCTGACCGGGCTGATGCTGGCCGCGCGAGTCGCGGAGACCGGGCGTACGCTGCGGGACCTCGCGGCGGTGATGGAGCGGCTGCCGCAGGTGCTGATCAATGTGCCGGATGTGGACAGGGCGCGGGTGAAGACGTCGGCCGACCTTGTCGCCGCCGTCGCCGAGGCGGAGCGGGAGCTGGGGGAGACCGGGCGGGTGCTGCTTCGGCCTTCGGGGACCGAGCCGTTGGTGCGCGTGATGGTCGAGGCCGCCGACATCGACCAGGCACGGTCGGTCGCCGGGCGGCTTGCCGATGCGGTGAAGTCGGCGCTGGGTTAGTTCCGCGGAACGTCGTCCGGGGCAGGTCCGCTTTCTGCCCCGGATGCCCCATGCCGCTGCGACGAGATGTCCGTCACCCCATGGCCGTAACAAAGAGTGCCGGAATGATCACGCGTTGTTTCACTGGCGTCGAGGCCGCCCCTGCGCGGCGTGCCCCTCGACGGAAGTGAGAAACGCAGCATGAAGACAGTGAGCAGCACCCTGAAACGCGCGGCCGTGCCGGCCTTGGCCGCCGGTCTCCTCGTCACCTCGTTCGCCACTCCGGCCGCGGCGCAGACCCCCGGCTCCACTGCGTTCCATATTTTCGGCAACGCCATCCTCAGTGCGCGCGCCGGCGCGGTGAACGATGTGACGGCCACCGTCGTCAACGGCCGGCTGCGGCTTACGGACACCTCGGGTATCGCGGCGGGACCAGGTTGTCTTCCGGTGTCCGCCACCACCGTCGAATGCGGCTCCCTCGCCAACACCGTCCGGCTCTCGATCGGGCTGGGTGACCTGAGCGACAGGTTCCGGGGGCAGGGCCTCGCGGTCCGCACTGTCGTCGACGCAGGGGCGGGAAGCGACATCGTGAGGACGGGTAGCGCCAACGACACGATCGGTGTGAGAGACGGCGTGGCCGGCAACGACACGGTGTCCTGTGACGGCGGCTCCGACATCGTCCAACGCGACGTCGGTGACATCATCGCCGCGGACTGCGAATCGCGCTTCTAGACGCCGCCCGTCTTCGCCGGACGCTCGCGCTGGGTGGACCACAGCCACTTCTGGGCCAGCAGCGTGAGCGTGCCGGCGAGGACGATGCCCAGCAGGTTCAGCAGGAGCTGGTTGGTGGAGCCGATCGTCTGGCTGGTGTCGCCGTAGCTCAGGGCCACCGCCGCGTTGGCCGCCGCCGGGACCGTCGTCACCGAGATGGCCACGCCCACCAGGGCGCCGGATTTGGACGAGGTCAGGGAGAGGGTGCCCGCGATGCCCGCCAGGACCGCCACCACGAAGGAGAAGGCGTCCGGGGCGTAGACGAAGGCGGTGTTGGGGCGCTCGCCCTCCAGGTCGGACTCGTGGAACAGGTCGATCGCGTCCATGAAGAGGCTGAATCCGACCGTCACCGCCATCGCCACCGCGAAGCCCACGATCAGCGCGATCAGCGAGCGCACCGCCAGGCGCGGGTGGCGCTGTACGACCGCCGTGCTGAAGCCCGCCAGCGGCCCGAACTCCGGGCCGACCGCCATCGCGCCCACGATCAGGATCGCGTTGTCGAGGACGACACCGCAGGCCGCGATCATCGTGGCGAGGGTGATGAAGGCGAGGTAGGTGATGGAGAGCGTCGACTCCTCGTGCGTCGCATCGGTCAGGTGCTCCCACAGCACCGCGTCCGCGCCTTCGCCGGGCGCCTCCGTCTCGGCCTTGTCGGCGCGCTTGGACAGCGACAGGTCGATGTTCTCGACGGCGATGGACCCGCGCTCCTGGATGCCCAACTCCTGCAGCCCGGTGAGGAGTTCGTCGCCCGCCTCGCGAGCGACGTCGCACAGGACCAGGTCCCCCGC of the Streptomyces sp. T12 genome contains:
- a CDS encoding glycosyltransferase family 39 protein, producing MTSRRDHYTPQPYDPYAEDDSTWFNSDGQAPQARQGYGYGYGYDDQNYGYQQHEQYAGAVPQQPQGQHEDQPTYALRTVHYQQVPDDEPEYHIPKTPEAGWEMAASRRRAWVSRAVLLCIMAIQAALSLRLSNTAFQDEALYLAAGHAHLDHMLNGTELPRDYAAYFSGSPQLYPVLAAIVDAKFGLAGARTLSLFFMLCTTGLLYSFSRRLFNERAALAAAALFAVLQSTVVMGYFATYDAAAVFLLALTTWIVVRTDRAPVVAVLLAAPVGVLAVGVKYASALYLPTIVVLALLTAWPHKGGKAFMRMVVLALGMGGLMAAGMYTTDLMAGVRQTTTDRPHGTDSVEFLLEQTAKWGGLMFLAAVGGAVSYVRRSRMNESPLALRLSSPGWRWRALLGLVLCGTAVLAPAYQIHLGTVVSLFKHVGFGLLFAAPMAGVGVTRLVGAHFRYPQLGIMLWTAVLCLGIQQADWRFDIWPDSTKMINAIESHVDSKGEYLASTPEVPVYYLYDRSSHRQWHSLFGMEYKDAKGKYYGGDEAYKAAVKAGKFDLIVLDGLTNPRVDDIVAAATKGNSHYRLLAEIPFRNANGTSEYRIWIKTS
- a CDS encoding UDP-glucose/GDP-mannose dehydrogenase family protein, yielding MRLTVIGTGYLGATHAACMAELGHEVLGVDVDPEKVAALQAGRVPFHEPGLPELIAKHTASGRLRFTSDYAEAGAFGDVHFVCVGTPQLKGSEGAELTYVDSAFAAIAAHAAPHALLVGKSTVPVGTAGRLADAHDGVEVAWNPEFLREGFAVEDTLRPDRLVFGVRSERAETILREVYAPVLTAGTPLVTADFPTAELVKTAANAFLATKISFINAMAELCETAGGDVGVLAEAIGYDDRIGRKFLRAGVGFGGGCLPKDIRAFAHRADELGVSLAFLREVDAINMRRRDKVVELARELCGGAVLGARIAVLGAAFKPDSDDIRDSPALNVAARLRLDGGDVTVYDPEAMDNARKAFPLLGYALSAEEALQRADLVLHLTEWPQFREIDPVRARSLVSRPRIVDGRGVLDADRWTAAGWRFRALGRSAPVGEGPR
- the rpsI gene encoding 30S ribosomal protein S9 → MAETTVEQPVEETELVDIDSYTTESEVPVEGEYTSESLASRFGEPQPAAGLGRRKNAIARVRIVPGTGKWKINGRTLEDYFPNKVHQQEVNEPFKVLELEGRYDVIARIAGGGVSGQAGALRLGVARALNEADVDNNRGPLKKAGFLKRDDRAVERKKAGLKKARKAPQYSKR
- the glmM gene encoding phosphoglucosamine mutase; amino-acid sequence: MGRLFGTDGVRGVANADLTAEMALGLSVAAAHVLAEAGTFEGHRPKAVVGRDPRASGEFLEAAVVAGLASAGVDVLRVGVLPTPAVAFLTGSLGADLGVMLSASHNAMPDNGIKFFARGGHKLADELEDRIEFVYDEHRHGEPWERPTGAAVGRVRSYEEGFDDYVAHLLGVLPNRLDGLKIVLDEAHGAAARVSPEAFTRAGAEVVTIGAEPDGLNINDGCGSTHLDKLKAAVVEQGAALGIAHDGDADRCLAVDHTGAEVDGDQILAVLALAMRERSVLRSDTVVATVMSNLGFKLAMEREGIHLVQTAVGDRYVLEEMKEKDFALGGEQSGHVIVLDHATTGDGTLTGLMLAARVAETGRTLRDLAAVMERLPQVLINVPDVDRARVKTSADLVAAVAEAERELGETGRVLLRPSGTEPLVRVMVEAADIDQARSVAGRLADAVKSALG
- the rplM gene encoding 50S ribosomal protein L13, with product MRTYSPKPGDVTRQWHVIDAQDVVLGRLASTAASILRGKHKPIYAPHVDTGDFVIIINADKVHLSGNKRTQKMAYRHSGYPGGLRSVRYDELLDKNPEKAIEKAVKGMLPKNTLGRQMLSKLKVYKGDQHPHGAQQPQPYEITQVAQ
- a CDS encoding DUF389 domain-containing protein produces the protein MLHLRLITPADRTDDVVRLIEKTVGTTHLVVLPDAARNPAGDLVLCDVAREAGDELLTGLQELGIQERGSIAVENIDLSLSKRADKAETEAPGEGADAVLWEHLTDATHEESTLSITYLAFITLATMIAACGVVLDNAILIVGAMAVGPEFGPLAGFSTAVVQRHPRLAVRSLIALIVGFAVAMAVTVGFSLFMDAIDLFHESDLEGERPNTAFVYAPDAFSFVVAVLAGIAGTLSLTSSKSGALVGVAISVTTVPAAANAAVALSYGDTSQTIGSTNQLLLNLLGIVLAGTLTLLAQKWLWSTQRERPAKTGGV
- a CDS encoding polyprenol monophosphomannose synthase yields the protein MTGRDGRDGHDRYPGVPVTVVMPTYNEAANLPRMAELVLGLPVDGLHLKIVDDSSPDGTGRIAEELAEKYNADQPAGRPRMSVLHRTEKDGLGRAYVAGMSAALEEGAAYVVQMDADGSHPAEAVPRMLGTAVASGVGLVVGSRYVEGGSLDEDWGMHRVLLSRFANRYARTVLGTKIRDITAGFNLWSAATLRDIDLATLDSAGYSFQVELKYKAVRAGHSAVEIPIRFEERTEGVSKMTLRTQLESAVVPIRLRLKHR
- a CDS encoding glycosyltransferase family 87 protein, which encodes MSEYKSDISGWLVRRATWHLWVVLGAVLGALVMRTARVTSDGGMDNAIVVRAARVWLAGGSPYDDPHFLYLPSAVLAAAPQAVIERSVLAVAVPVVVTGCLVGGWGCALRLHGVGLRSRFAVLGLIGLAVGFAPFAHLVLLGNWTATAALALPLGLLLAGRGRWVAAGVVIGAAVALKPLLAPVGLLFVFAGRWRGLVVMVGVPVVASVGAALLLPDPVGFFTRTLPFLLRGDDGFVRLYEASLVAVLPRVGVPGAVAGGIAMAAAGLGVGCAYRRWRRGCEGSGPSGPSGSLCLAETAAMLMLSAFLVSRPSYDHYLLVVVPVLLAGLPCEGAVARGVWFWLALVPQLPGVTWPYLEMVQRRAFRDAVTLCGLAVTVGVRCFGSGRASSPPPPLPVPSSRGAAPSTPTGAQPLDPAGGSASRPPGVRGAGE